In Sporosarcina psychrophila, a genomic segment contains:
- a CDS encoding DUF4362 domain-containing protein, which yields MRNKIHLYLLVLIAMIVSSACSYTSEKAVLNGDIVNMHGPVYNYPAFESFLESMEMEEAATVRIANYTLEGDPTLYNLSFQDTTIHLEIDRSKNKNRGKDPVKTNMTCTDLLEEEGQQLFIYTLKGCDSSAESFKILSVSKEHVDEHVH from the coding sequence ATGAGGAACAAAATACACTTATATTTACTTGTACTAATAGCCATGATAGTCAGTTCAGCTTGTTCGTATACTAGTGAAAAAGCTGTTCTAAACGGTGATATCGTCAATATGCACGGGCCTGTCTATAACTATCCGGCGTTTGAATCGTTCTTGGAAAGTATGGAGATGGAGGAAGCAGCTACAGTCCGTATTGCGAATTACACGCTTGAAGGAGATCCAACATTATATAATCTTTCTTTCCAAGACACCACGATCCACTTGGAGATAGATCGTTCAAAAAATAAAAATAGAGGCAAGGATCCCGTCAAAACGAATATGACATGTACGGATCTCCTAGAAGAGGAAGGGCAACAATTATTTATCTACACACTTAAAGGATGTGATTCATCCGCTGAAAGCTTTAAGATTCTAAGCGTGTCGAAAGAGCATGTGGACGAACACGTGCATTAG